One Serinicoccus chungangensis genomic window carries:
- the galK gene encoding galactokinase, producing MTDEVTWSPAATDEDVEPGLRAAFAAELGGAPDGVWAAPGRINLIGEHTDYNGGWCLPFALAHRTYCAVRTRADGRLRVASRQAPGQAWEGEVTQIRPGSPGGWVAYVAGAVASLAGRAGGPVGADILVDGRVPLGAGLSSSAALSCSGALALADLVPGLATLDRAELAQACVRAENDYAGAATGGMDQTVSLRAVDGHALLIDCSDFSLTPVAWTLPDHEVLVIDTRAHHSLADGQYAARRDTCDRACRTLGVESLRELHGADVDGVLGRLEGDAEAQRRVRHVLTENTRVHDLVAALAAEDADEVGRLMVASHVSLRDDYEVSCRELDLAVDAAQRAGATGARMTGGGFGGSALALVPRDGGEDVALAVHAAFLAEGLEAPHLLRATPSAPAHRVS from the coding sequence GTGACGGACGAGGTGACCTGGTCGCCGGCGGCGACCGACGAGGACGTCGAGCCGGGCCTGCGGGCGGCCTTCGCCGCCGAGCTCGGGGGTGCCCCGGACGGCGTGTGGGCGGCCCCCGGACGCATCAACCTCATCGGCGAGCACACCGACTACAACGGCGGGTGGTGCCTGCCCTTCGCCCTGGCGCACCGCACCTACTGCGCCGTCCGGACGCGGGCGGACGGCCGGCTGCGCGTCGCGTCCCGGCAGGCGCCCGGTCAGGCCTGGGAGGGCGAGGTGACCCAGATCCGGCCAGGGTCCCCGGGGGGCTGGGTGGCCTACGTCGCAGGGGCCGTCGCGAGCCTGGCCGGCCGGGCGGGCGGGCCGGTCGGCGCGGACATCCTCGTGGACGGCCGGGTGCCGCTCGGCGCGGGCCTGTCCTCCTCGGCCGCGCTGTCCTGCTCCGGCGCCCTGGCGCTGGCGGACCTGGTGCCGGGTCTGGCCACCCTCGACCGCGCCGAGCTCGCGCAGGCGTGCGTGCGGGCGGAGAACGACTACGCCGGTGCGGCGACCGGGGGGATGGACCAGACCGTCTCGCTGCGCGCGGTGGACGGTCACGCCCTGCTCATCGACTGCAGCGACTTCTCCCTCACCCCGGTGGCGTGGACGCTGCCCGACCACGAGGTGCTCGTCATCGACACCCGGGCCCACCACAGCCTCGCGGACGGGCAGTACGCCGCCCGCCGCGACACCTGCGACCGCGCCTGCCGCACCCTCGGGGTCGAGAGCCTGCGCGAGCTGCACGGGGCGGACGTGGACGGCGTGCTGGGCCGGCTCGAGGGCGACGCGGAGGCGCAGCGGCGGGTGCGGCACGTGCTGACCGAGAACACCCGGGTGCACGACCTGGTCGCGGCGTTGGCCGCGGAGGACGCGGACGAGGTCGGCCGGCTCATGGTGGCCTCGCACGTGTCGCTCCGGGACGACTACGAGGTCTCCTGCCGCGAGCTCGACCTCGCGGTGGACGCGGCACAGCGGGCCGGTGCGACCGGCGCGCGGATGACCGGCGGCGGCTTCGGTGGCTCGGCGCTGGCGCTGGTGCCCAGGGACGGTGGCGAGGACGTCGCCCTGGCGGTGCACGCGGCGTTCCTCGCCGAGGGTCTGGAGGCCCCCCACCTGCTCCGGGCCACGCCGAGCGCGCCCGCGCACCGGGTCAGCTGA
- a CDS encoding alpha-galactosidase, whose protein sequence is MTNLLHLRAAGTSLVLDLADDLLPVVRHWGRDLGELSDEDLAAVVTAGRVAHGDSPFDTADQVSLLPEHARAWLGRPGVEGSRQGRDWSPAFRTEGPAEVSTGSDGTQRVLVRAADATAYLAVVLELELHPGGLLRTRVTLTNTGEETYDVGAVRVALPVPERAGELLDFAGRHTMERVPQRQPFDIGVHSREVRTGRTGLDAVHLLCAGEPGFGFGHGQVWAVHLGWSGNQSTYAERLFNGSRVLGSGERLEHGEVRLGAGEELTTPWLHAAHGTGLDEVAARFHAWLRSRPHHPTRPRPVTVNNWEATYFDHDLDRLRDLVDRGARVGAERFVLDDGWFGGRRDDTTSLGDWVVSPDVWPQGLDPLVEHVHAAGMEFGLWVEPEMVSMDSDLARAHPEWIFSAGGRRGLESRQQHVLDLGHAGAYAHVRDQLLALLGRYDIAYLKWDHNRYLNDAGHTPGGEPGVRAHTLAVYRLMDELLAAHPGLEIESCSAGGGRVDLGVLERTVRVWASDCIDPLERQQIQRGTLLLLPPELVGTHIASGRSHTTGRRHDLDFRAGTALWGHLGIEWDLATCTEAELAELAAWVAFHRTHRELLHTGRVVNGDHHDEVTWVHGTVAQDRSEALFQVAALARPATTGPHRVRLPGLDPDARYRVTLERPGREPLAAGPGVVPWAVDGIVLPGRVLAEAGLPMQPMDPEHGQIWRAARA, encoded by the coding sequence GTGACCAATCTGCTGCACCTGCGCGCCGCCGGCACCTCCCTCGTCCTCGACCTGGCCGACGACCTGCTCCCGGTGGTCCGCCACTGGGGGAGGGACCTCGGCGAGCTCTCCGACGAGGACCTCGCGGCGGTCGTCACCGCGGGCCGCGTCGCCCACGGGGACAGTCCTTTCGACACCGCCGACCAGGTCAGCCTGCTGCCCGAGCACGCCCGCGCCTGGCTCGGCCGGCCCGGGGTCGAGGGGTCCCGGCAGGGGCGCGACTGGTCGCCCGCCTTCCGGACGGAGGGGCCCGCCGAGGTCTCGACCGGGTCCGACGGCACGCAGCGGGTGCTCGTGCGCGCGGCGGACGCCACGGCATACCTCGCCGTCGTGCTCGAGCTCGAGCTGCACCCGGGCGGGTTGCTGCGCACCCGGGTCACCCTGACCAACACCGGTGAGGAGACGTATGACGTGGGGGCCGTCCGCGTCGCGCTGCCGGTGCCGGAGCGGGCCGGGGAGCTGCTGGACTTCGCCGGGCGGCACACCATGGAGCGGGTGCCGCAGCGCCAGCCCTTCGACATCGGCGTGCACAGCCGGGAGGTGCGGACCGGCCGCACGGGCCTGGACGCGGTGCACCTGCTGTGCGCGGGGGAGCCGGGCTTCGGGTTCGGGCACGGGCAGGTCTGGGCGGTGCACCTGGGGTGGAGCGGCAACCAGAGCACCTACGCCGAGCGGCTCTTCAACGGCTCCCGGGTCCTGGGGTCGGGGGAGCGGCTCGAGCACGGCGAGGTGCGCCTGGGCGCGGGCGAGGAGCTGACCACCCCGTGGCTGCACGCCGCGCACGGCACCGGCCTGGACGAGGTGGCCGCGCGCTTCCACGCGTGGCTGCGCAGCCGGCCGCACCACCCCACCCGGCCCCGCCCGGTCACCGTCAACAACTGGGAGGCGACCTACTTCGACCACGACCTGGACCGGCTGCGTGACCTCGTGGACCGCGGTGCCCGGGTGGGCGCCGAGCGCTTCGTGCTCGACGACGGGTGGTTCGGCGGGCGCCGTGACGACACGACCAGCCTGGGTGACTGGGTGGTCTCCCCGGACGTCTGGCCGCAGGGGCTGGACCCCCTCGTCGAGCACGTGCACGCCGCCGGGATGGAGTTCGGTCTCTGGGTGGAGCCCGAGATGGTGAGCATGGACTCCGACCTGGCCCGGGCGCACCCGGAGTGGATCTTCTCCGCCGGGGGCCGGCGCGGCCTGGAGTCGCGCCAGCAGCACGTGCTCGACCTCGGCCACGCGGGCGCCTACGCCCACGTCCGCGACCAGCTGCTCGCGCTGCTCGGGCGCTACGACATCGCCTACCTCAAGTGGGACCACAACCGCTACCTCAACGACGCCGGCCACACCCCGGGCGGCGAACCGGGCGTGCGGGCGCACACCCTCGCCGTCTACCGGCTCATGGACGAGCTGCTGGCCGCCCACCCCGGGCTGGAGATCGAGTCCTGCTCCGCCGGCGGCGGGCGCGTCGACCTCGGCGTCCTGGAGCGCACGGTGCGGGTCTGGGCCTCGGACTGCATCGACCCGCTGGAGCGTCAGCAGATCCAGCGCGGCACCCTGCTCCTGCTGCCGCCCGAGCTGGTCGGCACCCACATCGCCTCCGGCCGGTCCCACACCACCGGCCGCCGGCACGACCTGGACTTCCGTGCCGGGACGGCCCTGTGGGGGCACCTCGGGATCGAGTGGGACCTCGCCACCTGCACCGAGGCCGAGCTCGCCGAGCTGGCCGCCTGGGTGGCCTTCCACCGCACGCACCGGGAGCTGCTGCATACCGGTCGGGTCGTCAACGGCGACCACCACGACGAGGTGACCTGGGTCCACGGGACCGTGGCGCAGGACCGCTCCGAGGCGCTCTTCCAGGTCGCCGCGCTGGCGCGGCCCGCCACCACCGGTCCGCACCGGGTGCGGCTGCCCGGCCTCGACCCGGACGCGCGCTACCGGGTGACCCTGGAGCGGCCCGGCCGGGAGCCGCTGGCGGCCGGGCCGGGGGTGGTGCCCTGGGCGGTGGACGGGATCGTGCTGCCCGGCCGGGTCCTCGCCGAGGCCGGCCTGCCGATGCAGCCCATGGACCCCGAGCACGGCCAGATCTGGCGCGCGGCCCGGGCGTAG
- a CDS encoding acyltransferase family protein, with protein sequence MTTAEPGPTPRPARLHGLDVARGLAIIGMIVVNVGPIQVDSLLQRLYLLPYGRASVLFVTIAGIGMGFFLRGRTGARRWRELSWRIVLLLALGLVLQTLTSSVSVILTTYALLFLLAPLAWRLSSRHLLTVAGVLTVAGPLWIVWHDLEVHGHAQGAVSLLTPRDEVVHSLLIAGPYPLASWSVPFLAGLWLSRTALGDPLVQRRLMLWGGTTALASFILADLAYSALGPEADVGWTRILTGVGHGQMPLWIVSATAGACFVVGACLRWGVRGRVSRWLAGGGTMALTLYVLHVLVLALIKPEDGFPFLVGVLTATLLWAGLLALAVVWQREGRSGPLERLLRTPWLRSTAPTPRPSQERLS encoded by the coding sequence ATGACCACTGCTGAACCAGGCCCGACGCCACGCCCCGCACGGCTGCACGGGCTCGACGTCGCCCGTGGCCTGGCCATCATCGGCATGATCGTCGTCAACGTCGGGCCGATCCAGGTCGACTCCCTCCTGCAACGGCTCTACCTCCTCCCCTACGGCCGGGCCTCGGTCCTCTTCGTGACGATCGCCGGGATCGGCATGGGCTTCTTCCTGCGCGGCCGCACCGGGGCCCGCCGGTGGCGCGAGCTGTCCTGGCGCATCGTCCTGCTCCTGGCCCTCGGGCTGGTGCTGCAGACCCTCACCAGCAGCGTGAGCGTCATCCTCACGACCTACGCCCTGCTGTTCCTGCTCGCCCCCCTGGCGTGGCGGCTGTCCTCGCGCCACCTCCTCACGGTGGCCGGCGTCCTCACCGTGGCCGGCCCGCTGTGGATCGTCTGGCACGACCTGGAGGTCCACGGGCACGCCCAGGGAGCGGTCAGCCTGCTGACGCCCCGGGACGAGGTCGTCCACTCGCTGCTCATCGCCGGGCCCTACCCGCTGGCCAGCTGGTCGGTGCCCTTCCTCGCCGGCCTGTGGCTGTCGCGGACCGCGCTCGGCGACCCCCTGGTGCAACGCCGGCTGATGCTGTGGGGCGGCACGACCGCGCTCGCCAGCTTCATCCTGGCCGACCTGGCCTACTCCGCCCTGGGGCCGGAGGCGGACGTCGGGTGGACCCGCATCCTCACCGGCGTCGGCCACGGCCAGATGCCGCTGTGGATCGTCAGCGCGACGGCCGGCGCCTGCTTCGTCGTGGGCGCCTGCCTGCGGTGGGGCGTGCGCGGCCGGGTCAGCCGGTGGCTGGCCGGCGGCGGCACGATGGCCCTCACCCTCTACGTCCTGCACGTGCTCGTCCTGGCCCTCATCAAGCCGGAGGACGGCTTCCCCTTCCTCGTCGGCGTGCTCACCGCCACCCTGCTGTGGGCCGGCCTGCTGGCGCTCGCCGTGGTGTGGCAGCGTGAGGGGAGGAGCGGACCGCTGGAGCGCCTGCTGCGCACGCCGTGGCTGCGGTCGACCGCACCCACCCCCCGACCCTCGCAGGAGCGCCTGTCGTGA
- a CDS encoding FAD-binding protein, whose translation MAPAPGRTWAGNLAYSAEELVEPTSTGQLAEVMAGAGRVRLLGSRHSFNRIADTTGTLVGLRRLPAEVELDGERRVVRAGAGLTYGDVGARIQEQGWALHAMASLPHITVGGAVATGSHGSGDGAASLADGVSAVEIVTTEGAHVRLERGDADFGGAVVSLGMLGAVTVLELDVEPTYEVAQTVYEGLTWDRVVEDLDAVTGLGTSVSVFTDWRDPDRTTQVWVKERVDDPGSRRADPADLGLRPADGPRHMIRGGSPEHCTRQGGVPGPWLDRLPHFRMGFTPSAGDELQSEWLLPRRAVGPALDRLRRMSGELAGLAMSAEMRTVSRGRQWLDPAQEDSVAFHFTWRPAQPAVEAFLPRIEEGLDPLGARPHWGKLFDERALAGRVDDLYPRRGAFSELAARLDPRGALRNDFVERVGL comes from the coding sequence ATGGCACCAGCACCGGGACGCACCTGGGCCGGCAACCTCGCCTACTCGGCCGAGGAGCTCGTCGAGCCCACCAGCACCGGGCAGCTCGCCGAGGTCATGGCTGGGGCGGGGCGTGTCCGGCTGCTCGGCTCACGGCACTCCTTCAACCGGATCGCCGACACGACCGGCACCCTGGTCGGCCTGCGCCGGCTGCCGGCCGAGGTCGAGCTCGACGGCGAGCGACGCGTGGTCCGTGCCGGGGCCGGCCTGACCTACGGCGACGTGGGCGCGCGCATCCAGGAGCAGGGCTGGGCGCTGCACGCGATGGCCTCGCTGCCGCACATCACCGTCGGGGGAGCGGTCGCCACCGGTTCCCACGGCTCGGGGGACGGCGCCGCGTCGCTGGCCGACGGGGTGTCGGCGGTGGAGATCGTCACCACCGAGGGCGCTCACGTGCGGCTGGAGCGGGGGGACGCCGACTTCGGGGGCGCCGTGGTGTCCCTGGGCATGCTCGGCGCGGTCACCGTGCTGGAGCTGGACGTCGAGCCGACCTACGAGGTGGCGCAGACCGTCTACGAGGGCCTGACCTGGGACCGGGTGGTCGAGGACCTGGACGCCGTCACCGGGCTGGGCACGAGCGTGTCCGTCTTCACCGACTGGCGGGACCCGGACCGGACGACCCAGGTGTGGGTGAAGGAGCGGGTGGACGACCCCGGATCGCGCAGGGCGGACCCGGCGGACCTCGGCCTGCGGCCGGCGGACGGCCCACGGCACATGATCCGGGGCGGGTCACCCGAGCACTGCACCCGGCAGGGCGGCGTGCCCGGGCCCTGGCTGGACCGGCTGCCGCACTTCCGGATGGGCTTCACCCCCTCGGCGGGGGACGAGCTGCAGTCCGAGTGGCTGCTGCCGCGCCGGGCGGTCGGGCCGGCGCTGGACCGGCTGCGGCGGATGTCGGGTGAGCTCGCCGGGCTGGCCATGAGCGCGGAGATGCGCACCGTCTCCCGGGGCCGGCAGTGGCTCGACCCCGCCCAGGAGGACAGCGTGGCCTTCCACTTCACCTGGCGCCCCGCGCAGCCCGCCGTCGAGGCGTTCCTCCCGCGGATCGAGGAGGGGCTCGACCCGCTGGGGGCACGGCCGCACTGGGGCAAGCTGTTCGACGAGCGCGCCCTCGCGGGGCGGGTCGACGACCTCTACCCGCGGCGTGGGGCGTTCTCGGAGCTGGCGGCACGACTGGACCCGCGCGGCGCGCTGCGCAACGACTTCGTGGAGAGGGTAGGACTGTGA